In Marinicella rhabdoformis, a genomic segment contains:
- a CDS encoding polysaccharide ABC transporter ATP-binding protein, producing the protein MKGLWATLRSKQHTDGIPVLKDISFEIQKGESLAIVGRNGAGKSTLLKIISGVMKASSGEVNVNGSIGALLELGSGFDLEYSGIENLKMAATLAGISENLDRKIQRMADFADIGEFINEPVKTYSSGMIVRLGFAVITETKPDLLITDEILAVGDEAFQVKCLAWVEKYLAGGGTLLLVSHSIYHIQTICKNAMWLENGSIKMYGDSHKVAKAYQTAILGQLDASNKHQDLNTYHVSDASILVEGKGRGNQINMMETFEVVATVYTPDGLKPGLSIGIVGFDGHAIYGTYSSEVGCIPVFIDDLHVQFRIKFINNKLLPGDYKIKLHSMTPDQLQMVDTLELDLHIEGKTRELGVCRLETEWS; encoded by the coding sequence ATGAAAGGTTTATGGGCAACACTTAGAAGCAAGCAGCATACGGATGGAATACCTGTATTAAAAGACATAAGCTTTGAGATACAAAAAGGTGAGTCTTTGGCGATAGTAGGGCGAAATGGAGCTGGAAAAAGTACCTTGCTTAAGATCATTTCAGGAGTTATGAAAGCCAGTTCAGGTGAGGTAAACGTCAATGGTTCTATCGGTGCACTATTAGAGCTTGGCTCTGGTTTCGACCTTGAGTATAGCGGCATTGAAAATCTTAAGATGGCTGCAACTTTGGCAGGTATCTCTGAAAACTTAGATCGTAAAATACAACGCATGGCCGACTTTGCGGACATTGGTGAATTTATCAATGAACCAGTTAAAACCTATTCTTCAGGTATGATAGTTAGGTTGGGTTTTGCTGTGATTACTGAAACCAAGCCAGATTTATTGATTACAGATGAAATTCTTGCTGTAGGTGATGAAGCTTTTCAAGTTAAATGTTTGGCATGGGTGGAAAAGTATTTAGCAGGTGGTGGTACTTTATTGCTCGTCTCTCACAGTATTTATCATATTCAGACCATTTGTAAAAATGCCATGTGGTTAGAAAATGGCAGTATAAAAATGTACGGTGATTCTCATAAAGTCGCTAAGGCGTATCAAACGGCAATATTAGGTCAACTAGATGCTTCCAATAAACATCAAGACTTAAATACCTATCATGTGTCAGATGCATCTATTCTGGTAGAAGGAAAGGGGCGTGGCAATCAGATTAACATGATGGAAACTTTTGAAGTTGTGGCTACTGTGTATACGCCAGATGGTTTGAAACCTGGATTAAGCATCGGAATTGTCGGGTTTGATGGACATGCCATTTATGGAACCTATTCGAGTGAAGTAGGGTGCATTCCTGTGTTTATTGATGACTTACATGTTCAATTCAGAATTAAATTTATAAATAATAAGTTGCTGCCAGGTGACTATAAAATTAAGTTGCACAGCATGACACCTGATCAATTACAAATGGTAGATACATTGGAGCTGGATTTACATATTGAAGGTAAAACACGAGAATTGGGTGTTTGTCGATTAGAAACTGAGTGGTCTTAA
- a CDS encoding glycosyltransferase family 2 protein, translated as MQVVIPVFNAFESLSDCVASLVKHSGEENVVFINDASTDARVLPFIESMCEYRQNWQFLNNSKNLGFVKTANRGLKLTSGHTVLLNSDTLVTTGWLAGLKYASENCEQLGTATPWSNNAEICSFPCTLQNNLLPKDIDEFTSRLQSIHQATYPEIPTAVGFCMLVTAQAKKAIGYFDETVFGHGYGEENDYSLRVKYAGLKNILCDNVYVAHIGNQSFKDLALKPSSETMNRLLAKHPEYAQLIAEFIEKDALASLRESIIDKIGRF; from the coding sequence ATGCAGGTTGTTATTCCAGTATTTAATGCGTTTGAGTCTTTGTCAGACTGTGTGGCATCACTAGTCAAACACAGCGGTGAAGAAAATGTGGTGTTTATTAATGATGCATCAACTGATGCTCGTGTGCTGCCGTTTATTGAAAGCATGTGTGAGTACAGACAAAACTGGCAGTTTTTGAATAACAGTAAAAATTTAGGTTTCGTAAAAACAGCCAATAGGGGATTGAAACTAACAAGTGGTCATACGGTTTTACTTAATTCAGATACGTTGGTGACAACGGGCTGGTTAGCGGGTTTAAAGTATGCTTCTGAAAACTGTGAGCAATTAGGTACAGCAACCCCTTGGTCTAATAATGCAGAAATTTGTAGTTTCCCCTGTACCTTGCAGAACAATCTGTTGCCTAAGGATATAGACGAATTTACTTCTCGTTTACAATCAATACACCAGGCTACCTACCCAGAAATACCGACTGCGGTGGGGTTTTGTATGCTGGTAACCGCTCAAGCAAAAAAAGCTATTGGGTATTTTGATGAAACAGTATTTGGTCACGGATATGGTGAAGAAAATGATTATTCTTTGCGAGTCAAATATGCTGGCCTAAAAAATATTTTATGTGATAACGTGTATGTAGCACATATAGGAAACCAGTCATTTAAAGACTTGGCACTTAAGCCCAGCAGCGAAACAATGAACAGGTTGTTGGCTAAGCACCCTGAGTATGCGCAGTTAATTGCTGAATTTATTGAAAAAGATGCATTGGCTTCACTCAGGGAATCAATCATTGATAAAATAGGCCGTTTTTAA
- a CDS encoding ABC transporter permease, producing MIVYFLKREVSDRFIGNSSAFFWLLFQPLATLAVYYFVFGLIFKARVPELPENMFVAYLSAGLWPWMAFSESVMSAAQLVINKKDLIGKVKIDIKILLYAHITASFLLQVIGFVAVITVLILAGIIDLHWKLLFLIFPLALLFLMAIVLGLFLSSFQVFNRDVKNIIAAVFPLWFFMTPIIYSVSRLPDGLTSWLPYNPLFIVVDFSQKIIVNQGDLLWQSLLIWFLVAGVLLKLALMFFNKTSPVFDDYL from the coding sequence ATGATAGTTTATTTCCTTAAGCGGGAAGTTTCTGATCGATTTATTGGAAACTCTTCCGCTTTTTTTTGGTTGTTATTTCAGCCTTTGGCGACTTTAGCGGTATATTATTTTGTATTTGGATTGATATTCAAAGCCCGCGTGCCCGAACTACCAGAAAATATGTTCGTAGCCTATTTATCAGCTGGTTTGTGGCCGTGGATGGCTTTTTCTGAATCAGTAATGAGTGCAGCTCAGTTGGTCATCAATAAAAAAGACCTAATTGGTAAAGTTAAAATAGATATAAAAATTTTATTGTATGCTCACATCACAGCATCTTTTTTGTTGCAGGTCATTGGGTTTGTTGCAGTTATAACAGTGTTAATTTTGGCTGGAATTATTGATTTACATTGGAAATTATTATTCTTGATTTTTCCTTTGGCATTATTGTTTCTTATGGCCATCGTATTGGGCTTGTTTTTATCTTCATTTCAGGTTTTTAATCGGGATGTGAAAAACATCATTGCGGCTGTCTTTCCTTTGTGGTTTTTTATGACACCGATTATATATTCAGTTTCACGTTTACCAGATGGTCTCACATCCTGGCTTCCTTATAATCCTTTATTTATTGTTGTAGACTTTAGTCAAAAAATCATTGTTAATCAAGGTGATTTGCTGTGGCAAAGTTTATTGATTTGGTTTTTAGTTGCTGGTGTCTTGTTAAAACTTGCATTGATGTTCTTTAATAAGACATCACCTGTTTTTGATGATTATTTATAA
- a CDS encoding class I SAM-dependent methyltransferase — translation MSENTKLKFTGERFLPECQREIWYEHYHRYHMVAEWVEGKVVLDAACGEGYGSHILSHKADRVLGVDVSVEAIEHAKSEYSNKNLRFMHSDILALDLPENSVDVVVSFETIEHLAEHEQLLAVFKRVLKDDGMLIISTPDKAEYSDKTGFENEYHIKELYKDEFSDLIHKEFKYTEWFGQKLMFQSAIWRMDQKLKTLTMQTHQDDGKALLDKMPFNPLYFIVVASNKSIDTSMVDDCYGFTDSSESVYEHYNEMIREYISVAEKFVKLNDQQDKWRKHPIIGRCIRWFDKEK, via the coding sequence ATGTCAGAAAATACAAAACTTAAATTCACAGGTGAACGTTTTTTACCCGAGTGTCAGCGAGAAATTTGGTACGAGCATTACCACCGCTACCACATGGTGGCGGAATGGGTTGAAGGTAAGGTGGTTTTAGATGCTGCTTGTGGTGAAGGCTATGGCAGTCACATATTGTCACACAAGGCAGACCGTGTATTGGGTGTGGATGTATCGGTAGAGGCAATTGAGCATGCAAAAAGTGAATATAGCAATAAAAACTTAAGATTCATGCATTCAGATATTTTGGCTTTGGATTTACCTGAAAACAGTGTGGATGTTGTGGTTTCTTTTGAGACCATTGAACATTTAGCAGAACATGAACAGCTGCTGGCAGTTTTTAAACGGGTTTTAAAAGATGATGGCATGCTTATCATAAGCACACCGGACAAAGCTGAATACAGTGACAAAACAGGTTTTGAGAATGAATACCACATCAAAGAGCTGTACAAAGATGAATTTTCTGACTTGATTCACAAAGAGTTTAAATACACAGAGTGGTTTGGTCAAAAACTCATGTTCCAGTCTGCTATTTGGAGAATGGACCAGAAATTAAAAACGTTAACCATGCAAACACACCAAGATGATGGAAAGGCATTGTTAGATAAAATGCCTTTTAATCCCTTGTATTTTATCGTCGTGGCTTCAAATAAAAGTATCGACACATCTATGGTTGATGATTGTTATGGGTTTACTGACAGCAGCGAGAGTGTTTATGAACACTACAATGAAATGATTCGTGAATATATTTCTGTTGCTGAAAAATTCGTTAAACTGAATGACCAACAAGATAAATGGCGAAAGCATCCAATCATAGGTCGATGTATTCGCTGGTTTGATAAGGAAAAATAA
- the gspM gene encoding type II secretion system protein GspM: protein MTLDKNMNRWAALTVLLMVSVIVYFLFFHNFFVTHAGMNESVDELNRSRQKYINQAAKSPKLKEKLKEVKLQVGSNDEFLKAETKNLGNAELTSTFKNIFNEQGAETAECQIVSQQPTQDRDLDQFEKVVLRVRMRCQYEIFANILARLEQNLPSLFINDLRIEARNVSRYRRKGKNSEPAAESVEIRFELYAYLKNPIEKSDEK, encoded by the coding sequence ATGACGCTTGATAAAAACATGAATCGATGGGCCGCATTGACGGTTCTTTTAATGGTGTCTGTGATTGTTTATTTTTTATTCTTTCACAACTTTTTCGTGACACATGCAGGTATGAACGAATCTGTTGATGAGTTGAATCGCTCACGTCAGAAGTACATCAATCAGGCGGCTAAATCCCCCAAGCTGAAAGAAAAGCTTAAAGAAGTGAAGTTACAAGTTGGAAGTAATGACGAATTTCTCAAAGCTGAAACAAAAAACCTGGGTAATGCAGAGTTAACTTCAACTTTTAAAAACATTTTTAATGAGCAAGGTGCGGAAACGGCAGAGTGTCAAATAGTCAGTCAACAGCCCACACAAGACAGGGATTTGGACCAATTTGAAAAAGTGGTATTGCGTGTTAGAATGCGCTGCCAATATGAAATCTTTGCGAATATTTTGGCCCGATTAGAGCAGAATTTACCGTCTTTGTTTATTAACGACTTAAGGATAGAGGCAAGAAATGTCAGTCGCTACAGAAGAAAAGGCAAGAACAGTGAGCCAGCCGCTGAAAGTGTGGAAATCAGGTTTGAATTGTACGCCTACCTAAAAAACCCAATTGAGAAAAGCGATGAAAAATAA
- the gspD gene encoding type II secretion system secretin GspD produces MNKRLVKHLFTGAVFAMLAACASAPRDLNKELENSDYLKDMDTTNYSGEVFNTGGDPIGDGKKEHEIYPGTGEFIDVAAAKKLEKVLTVQGEVTFNFEGEPLQAVVHLILGTILQENYVMAPGVSGKVTFATAKPISKDQVLPILEMLLSWNKAALVEVEGRFHVVPENQAIKGKLTPRVGAVNAKKGFQVLAVPLSFVSPTEMEKILEPYAKEGAVVKADNARNILFLSGTNRELNNYIDTINIFDVDWLAGMSTGIFYLERTDSNDIIVELEALFGEGAETPLAGMFRFLPLERLNAIMVITPQEEYLAQSQKWIERLDRADLEGGANLYVYSVKNIKADDLAGYLNDVFGGGGGSSSRKSNSGKTAPGSNGKEVSSSGAKNSNTTKRRSTSNNDNDIQITSIEESNQLLIKANVAEYDKIISAIKRLDKVPLQVLVELKIIEVSLNDSLEYGMELFFGSAVGEGGEDGGDGGDGGESPETKGYNWFTDGATTGSGGASYNFFGKEAQAKLTALEGAGRVSLVSSPSVMVMNNKNATINVGNQEPITSTSIGGVNNGNNGGNFNNNFPTSNVRYIQTGVQVDITPRVNPGGLVYMEITQDVSEAGEPRNDGGNPPISKRELSTEIAVQSGQTIIMGGLIRDSNKNRRDGVPFLSRIPLIGGAFGKRTNSSSKTELMVLITPTVIENPEQARKATLEYAKKFEGLKPINTNKKDKEEKE; encoded by the coding sequence ATGAATAAACGATTAGTTAAACACCTGTTCACGGGTGCCGTGTTTGCAATGTTGGCTGCATGTGCAAGTGCGCCACGGGATCTAAATAAAGAGTTGGAAAATTCTGACTACTTAAAAGACATGGATACCACGAATTATTCTGGAGAAGTCTTTAATACAGGCGGAGATCCAATCGGTGATGGCAAAAAAGAACATGAAATATACCCTGGAACAGGTGAGTTCATTGATGTGGCTGCTGCTAAAAAGCTTGAAAAGGTATTAACTGTTCAAGGTGAAGTGACATTCAATTTTGAGGGAGAACCGTTACAGGCTGTTGTGCACTTGATTCTGGGCACTATTTTACAAGAAAACTATGTCATGGCACCAGGGGTGTCAGGCAAGGTGACTTTTGCAACGGCTAAGCCTATAAGCAAAGATCAGGTTTTGCCCATTTTAGAAATGCTACTCAGTTGGAATAAAGCGGCTTTGGTTGAAGTTGAAGGTCGTTTTCATGTTGTACCAGAAAATCAAGCCATCAAAGGTAAGTTGACACCAAGAGTAGGTGCAGTGAATGCCAAAAAAGGATTTCAAGTATTGGCAGTCCCACTGTCTTTTGTCTCACCAACAGAAATGGAAAAAATTCTTGAGCCTTATGCTAAAGAAGGTGCTGTTGTAAAAGCAGACAATGCCAGAAATATTTTATTCTTATCGGGTACAAACAGAGAGTTGAATAATTATATAGACACCATCAATATATTTGATGTGGACTGGCTCGCTGGTATGTCCACTGGAATCTTTTATTTAGAAAGAACAGATTCAAATGACATCATAGTAGAACTTGAAGCTTTGTTTGGTGAAGGTGCTGAAACGCCTTTGGCAGGGATGTTTCGTTTTTTGCCTTTGGAACGATTGAATGCAATCATGGTTATCACGCCTCAAGAAGAATACCTAGCACAATCTCAAAAGTGGATTGAGCGATTGGACAGAGCAGACTTGGAAGGTGGCGCCAATCTATATGTCTATAGTGTGAAAAATATCAAAGCAGATGATTTGGCTGGCTATTTGAATGACGTGTTTGGAGGCGGTGGTGGTTCATCTTCGAGAAAAAGTAATTCAGGGAAAACAGCGCCAGGTAGTAACGGGAAAGAAGTGTCTTCAAGTGGTGCAAAAAACAGCAATACCACCAAAAGACGTTCAACATCAAATAATGACAATGACATTCAGATAACTTCGATTGAAGAGTCAAACCAATTGTTAATCAAAGCCAATGTTGCAGAATATGACAAAATTATCTCAGCCATTAAAAGATTAGATAAGGTACCTTTGCAAGTGCTCGTTGAGCTTAAGATTATTGAAGTCTCTTTAAATGACAGTCTAGAATATGGGATGGAATTATTCTTTGGTTCTGCCGTTGGTGAGGGAGGTGAAGATGGCGGTGATGGCGGTGATGGTGGAGAAAGTCCTGAAACCAAAGGTTATAACTGGTTTACAGATGGTGCAACGACTGGCTCAGGTGGAGCTTCTTACAACTTCTTTGGAAAAGAGGCTCAGGCAAAATTGACTGCTTTAGAAGGTGCGGGACGTGTTTCACTGGTGTCATCACCAAGTGTAATGGTTATGAATAATAAGAATGCGACAATCAATGTAGGTAATCAAGAGCCAATAACATCAACTTCAATTGGAGGTGTAAATAATGGTAACAATGGAGGGAACTTTAATAATAACTTTCCTACCAGTAATGTTCGCTACATTCAGACAGGTGTTCAAGTTGATATTACTCCAAGAGTTAATCCAGGTGGATTGGTGTACATGGAAATAACCCAAGATGTAAGTGAAGCTGGTGAGCCAAGAAATGACGGTGGCAACCCTCCTATTTCTAAGCGCGAATTGTCAACAGAGATTGCAGTACAAAGTGGACAAACGATAATAATGGGAGGACTTATTCGCGATTCTAATAAGAACAGAAGAGATGGTGTGCCATTCTTGAGTCGGATACCTTTGATAGGAGGTGCGTTTGGTAAAAGAACCAACAGTTCATCAAAAACGGAATTGATGGTGTTAATCACGCCCACCGTTATAGAGAATCCAGAGCAGGCAAGAAAAGCAACTTTAGAATATGCCAAGAAATTTGAAGGCTTGAAGCCGATTAATACAAATAAAAAAGATAAAGAAGAAAAGGAATGA
- a CDS encoding type II secretion system protein GspK has protein sequence MKSQLNQKGVALVLVLWITLLMTVIAGSFALSARTEYMQSRIVFSSTQARYIAEAGLNMAVFQLRNPDPEARWIPDGRVQELDFEGAKIELRITDESGKIDINQANEELLMGLFASVGVEFDEALALADKILDWKDADEEVRLGGAEDQDYFSAGYAYGAKDAPFDSVPELVQVMGIDYETYLKIEPAITVYSGRNNINLGFAPKEALMAIDGISAEMADDFIRQRHEIDDISTELPLLSEGYAGQLRGGGTTFSIISKATLPNGQWAEFDATIRMGGTVNGKPFRVVRWRDNEHK, from the coding sequence GTGAAAAGTCAGTTGAATCAAAAAGGTGTGGCTTTGGTATTGGTGCTTTGGATTACCTTGTTGATGACGGTGATTGCGGGCAGTTTTGCTTTGTCAGCAAGGACTGAGTATATGCAATCACGAATTGTTTTTTCATCAACTCAAGCCAGATATATAGCAGAGGCTGGATTGAATATGGCCGTATTCCAACTGAGGAACCCTGACCCTGAGGCACGATGGATTCCAGATGGAAGGGTCCAAGAATTGGATTTTGAAGGTGCGAAAATTGAGCTGAGAATAACTGATGAGTCAGGGAAAATTGATATCAACCAGGCCAATGAGGAACTTTTAATGGGATTGTTTGCCTCAGTAGGTGTTGAGTTTGACGAAGCTTTGGCTTTGGCAGATAAGATATTGGACTGGAAAGATGCTGATGAGGAAGTCAGGTTGGGTGGGGCAGAAGATCAAGATTACTTTTCAGCAGGCTATGCCTATGGTGCAAAAGATGCGCCCTTTGACTCAGTTCCCGAGCTGGTACAGGTAATGGGTATTGACTATGAGACCTATTTAAAAATAGAGCCTGCCATCACGGTCTACTCAGGCAGGAATAACATCAATTTGGGGTTTGCCCCTAAAGAGGCATTGATGGCTATTGATGGTATATCAGCAGAAATGGCCGATGACTTTATCAGACAGCGACATGAAATTGATGACATCAGTACAGAGTTACCTTTATTGTCTGAGGGTTATGCAGGACAATTGAGGGGTGGTGGAACCACTTTCAGTATTATAAGTAAAGCCACTTTGCCGAATGGGCAGTGGGCAGAATTTGATGCCACCATCAGAATGGGCGGCACAGTTAATGGCAAGCCATTTCGAGTGGTGCGCTGGAGAGACAACGAACACAAATGA
- a CDS encoding type IV pilus modification PilV family protein has product MYKQRSQGFTLIEVIASFTILAMTFMVVLEILSNSSRNTIKSSEQTKLALLAQSKMDEVGITIPVEEGTESGDFEDGITWQIDITPYEAEYEGNTSMDFAPVELFKVQLVIAWVDGLGKNREAIFSTLRAMTPDFDRGPGG; this is encoded by the coding sequence ATGTACAAGCAGCGCTCCCAAGGTTTTACTCTAATTGAAGTGATCGCGTCTTTCACGATCTTAGCCATGACTTTTATGGTTGTTCTTGAAATTTTGTCTAACTCTTCACGTAACACCATCAAGTCTTCGGAGCAAACCAAGCTGGCTTTATTGGCGCAAAGCAAAATGGATGAAGTGGGTATTACGATTCCTGTTGAAGAAGGTACTGAATCTGGTGACTTTGAAGATGGTATCACTTGGCAAATCGACATCACACCTTATGAAGCGGAATATGAAGGTAACACGAGTATGGATTTTGCACCTGTTGAGTTGTTCAAAGTACAGTTGGTGATTGCTTGGGTTGATGGCTTGGGTAAAAACAGAGAGGCGATTTTTTCTACATTGAGGGCAATGACTCCCGATTTTGATCGAGGTCCCGGTGGTTAA
- a CDS encoding prepilin-type N-terminal cleavage/methylation domain-containing protein: MVNQKQQGFTLIEVIVVFTLLAMIMAMIFSGLDSGRRTAEKGEKRISAINEMRVVQGIIRRQVSRAMAIGIEEDDEGQMALFYGDENSVTFISQMPGYLGNAGPHIQKIEIAEDGDGKYLQYRHGMVSNYDDEDEQSGFDDAEPIVLMENIRSGQFAFIEVGEDGLPTDWVSEIENTASMPMMVQLDLEMNQDAKEQWPIMQVAIQVDGSSTRTRRRSSLNLLNQRSNSGKELQ; encoded by the coding sequence GTGGTTAATCAAAAACAGCAAGGTTTTACCTTGATTGAAGTCATCGTTGTCTTTACATTGTTGGCGATGATTATGGCGATGATTTTTTCTGGCCTTGACTCAGGAAGGAGAACGGCAGAAAAAGGAGAAAAACGCATTTCAGCAATCAATGAAATGCGGGTGGTGCAGGGCATCATAAGAAGACAGGTTTCTAGGGCAATGGCAATTGGTATAGAAGAAGATGATGAAGGCCAAATGGCATTATTTTATGGCGATGAAAATTCTGTCACTTTTATTTCTCAGATGCCAGGTTATCTTGGAAATGCTGGGCCACATATTCAAAAGATTGAAATTGCGGAAGATGGAGATGGTAAGTATTTACAATACCGTCATGGCATGGTGAGTAATTATGACGATGAAGATGAGCAGTCTGGATTTGATGATGCTGAGCCCATTGTGCTGATGGAAAATATCCGAAGTGGACAGTTTGCATTTATTGAGGTTGGTGAAGATGGATTGCCGACGGATTGGGTGTCAGAGATAGAAAACACCGCTTCCATGCCTATGATGGTTCAATTAGACTTAGAAATGAACCAAGATGCCAAAGAACAATGGCCGATAATGCAAGTGGCGATACAAGTGGATGGCAGCAGTACCAGAACCAGACGCAGAAGCTCTTTGAATTTATTAAACCAAAGAAGCAACTCAGGCAAGGAATTGCAGTGA
- a CDS encoding peptidylprolyl isomerase: protein MIKLIFFVISLLNQNTNLVEQNDVVVNLSDLDSYVHNLKPESRFGFAKDHGQIERNILSILNVNFVYQYVIDNDLDKEKEFASVTEALNTFEFKVDENFIKKLGIDRNDFLTNMKFFTLKKEYFMRMKIYIQKQLLKGPIQQYAYDQFLIEKNELTVPEKRRLSMITLDKNKHAQSSVVSLLTDVIKNNNFNEVALKISDDPTVQLNKGDLSYFSKKQFHYKFADDVFSLNETGIIPSVFEMKDYYYLISIDEILPAKEAVFEDHKQRLIDELLPEFGKMKLQNIINSYSVNDKIKIDSNVISKVFERYLVFEEDS from the coding sequence ATGATAAAGCTAATTTTCTTTGTTATTAGTTTGCTCAACCAAAATACTAATTTGGTTGAGCAAAATGATGTGGTTGTCAACCTCTCTGATTTAGATTCGTATGTTCATAACCTGAAACCTGAAAGTCGTTTCGGCTTTGCTAAAGATCATGGTCAAATTGAACGAAATATTTTGTCAATATTAAATGTAAATTTCGTTTACCAGTATGTCATTGATAATGATTTAGATAAAGAAAAAGAATTCGCCTCTGTTACTGAAGCATTAAATACATTTGAGTTTAAGGTTGATGAAAATTTTATTAAAAAACTTGGAATAGACCGTAATGACTTTTTAACAAATATGAAGTTTTTCACTTTAAAAAAAGAATATTTCATGAGAATGAAAATATACATTCAAAAACAGTTATTAAAAGGTCCTATTCAACAATATGCTTATGACCAATTTCTAATAGAAAAAAATGAATTAACTGTTCCTGAAAAAAGAAGATTGTCTATGATTACATTAGATAAAAATAAACACGCTCAGTCGTCAGTAGTGAGTCTTCTTACAGATGTAATAAAAAATAATAACTTTAATGAAGTGGCTTTAAAAATATCAGATGATCCAACAGTCCAACTCAATAAGGGTGATTTATCGTATTTCTCTAAGAAACAGTTTCATTATAAATTTGCTGATGATGTGTTTTCATTGAATGAAACAGGAATTATTCCTTCAGTTTTTGAAATGAAAGATTATTATTATTTAATTTCTATTGATGAGATTTTGCCAGCAAAGGAGGCCGTTTTTGAAGACCATAAACAAAGGTTGATAGATGAGCTTTTACCAGAATTTGGAAAAATGAAACTTCAAAATATAATAAATTCTTATAGTGTTAATGACAAAATAAAGATTGATTCTAATGTTATTAGTAAGGTTTTTGAAAGGTATTTAGTGTTTGAAGAAGACAGTTAA
- a CDS encoding PilN domain-containing protein yields MTTIVDKIVTPISTWYQTSGVRAFWDWWTESMMEWVPERKRKQFFPKQEQLFISGSDDSIALWIQNTGEATQLPEDESLVDKQWWHQLNHHVAQSDVQSKVTYLIPNEHVLIREVAMPTAALSNIDAVLGYELDKYIPFNPQEVVFASQPMLAEEGAEKTPVQLVVAQKSLIEAIETEASNKGVQLSAIDVNLSSAESPKALGVNLLTESLRKKKDWSNIKLNLLLLAAVVAMIWFVMFNSIENKIDKIERLEAQTDEWRRDARRAKLLETELNASIQAANFLGDKKVNAASAISIMDELTRMIPQNSYLTRIILDEERIEIVGQSDNANALVPILNKSDLWFEPEIVGQVMPDARTGKEKFTIKAALKAPEETTDDA; encoded by the coding sequence ATGACAACTATTGTAGATAAAATCGTTACCCCAATCAGTACTTGGTACCAAACTTCAGGCGTTCGTGCGTTTTGGGATTGGTGGACTGAGTCAATGATGGAATGGGTGCCAGAAAGGAAGCGGAAACAATTTTTTCCAAAACAAGAGCAGCTGTTTATAAGTGGGTCAGATGATTCAATTGCCTTGTGGATTCAAAATACAGGTGAGGCAACACAGTTGCCAGAAGATGAGTCATTAGTAGATAAACAGTGGTGGCACCAGCTCAATCATCATGTGGCGCAATCTGACGTGCAATCGAAAGTCACTTATTTGATACCAAATGAACATGTGTTAATCAGAGAAGTTGCTATGCCTACTGCGGCATTAAGCAACATTGATGCTGTTTTAGGTTATGAATTGGACAAATACATTCCCTTTAATCCTCAAGAAGTGGTGTTTGCCAGTCAACCCATGCTTGCGGAAGAGGGTGCAGAAAAGACGCCGGTTCAACTGGTGGTAGCACAAAAATCATTAATTGAAGCAATAGAGACAGAGGCGAGTAACAAGGGTGTTCAATTATCAGCGATTGATGTTAACTTAAGTTCAGCAGAATCGCCTAAGGCCTTGGGTGTCAATTTATTAACTGAATCATTAAGAAAGAAAAAAGACTGGAGTAATATTAAGCTTAATTTGTTATTGCTGGCAGCGGTTGTCGCGATGATTTGGTTTGTGATGTTCAATTCAATAGAAAATAAAATAGATAAAATTGAGCGTCTCGAAGCCCAAACGGATGAATGGAGAAGGGACGCTCGTCGTGCTAAATTGCTAGAGACTGAATTGAATGCATCTATTCAAGCAGCTAATTTTTTGGGTGATAAAAAAGTTAATGCAGCCAGTGCCATATCAATCATGGATGAATTGACTCGAATGATTCCACAAAACAGTTATTTGACTCGGATCATTTTAGATGAAGAGCGTATAGAAATTGTTGGACAATCAGATAATGCCAATGCATTGGTGCCGATATTAAATAAATCGGACTTGTGGTTTGAGCCAGAAATAGTGGGTCAAGTCATGCCAGATGCACGCACTGGAAAAGAAAAGTTCACAATCAAAGCGGCGCTGAAAGCCCCAGAGGAGACGACAGATGACGCTTGA